The Xiphophorus couchianus chromosome 14, X_couchianus-1.0, whole genome shotgun sequence genome includes a region encoding these proteins:
- the LOC114156887 gene encoding ATP-binding cassette sub-family G member 2-like isoform X3: protein MELGRNESSKHQSAGANKQGATVSFHNIHYKVKQGGGCFCLKKATTKDILIDLNGLMKPGLNAIMGATGSGKSSFLDVLAARKDPAGLSGEVLIDGAPQPPNFKCLSGYVVQDDVVMGTLTVRQNFAFSAALRLPSSISQKEKEQKVEKVIQELGLGRVANSKVGTQLIRGISGGERKRTNIGMELIIDPPVLFLDEPTTGLDASTANSVLLLLKRMAKHGRTIILSIHQPRYSIYRLFDSLTLLVNGKQVYHGQAQKALEYFSEIGYHCEAHNNPADFFLDVINGDSTAVTLSNLEGQDSQQDAESMSKSRKGIEDNLVEEYRNCQYYKQTKDELERIFQGKPTTKSSRFRTITYNTSFLTQFKWVLKRAFRNLALNPQTSIAQVAVTLFLALVVGALFFNVQLDDSGIQNRTGVLFFIVVNQCFSSLSAAELFITERKLFIHEYISGYYRLSVYFLSKILSDIITLRTIPAIVFTCVAYYMIGLKPTAGAFFTFMFSVALVSYTATSMAMAISADQTVVAIANIFMTITCVFMMIFAGLLVNVNSIVNWLAWLKYLSIPRYGLSSLQANEFPGLQFTGNFSQSGEDYLKEQGVDHSTWGLWQNHLALSIMTICFLTIAYLKLRFIKKFT, encoded by the exons ATGGAGCTTGGGCGAAACGAATCCTCCAAGCACCAG TCTGCAGGTGCAAACAAACAAGGTGCCACCGTTAGTTTCCACAATATTCACTATAAAGTGAAGCAGGGAGGAGGCTGTTTCTGCCTGAAGAAGGCCACAACCAAAGACATCCTCATTGACTTGAA CGGGCTCATGAAGCCGGGCCTGAACGCCATCATGGGAGCAACAGGAAGCGGAAAGTCATC GTTCCTGGATGTTTTGGCAGCCAGAAAAGACCCTGCCGGTCTTTCAGGAGAAGTCCTGATCGACGGCGCTCCGCAGCCTCCCAACTTCAAATGTCTGTCTGGATATGTGGTGCAG GACGACGTAGTGATGGGAACCCTGACGGTCAGACAGAACTTCGCCTTCTCTGCCGCGCTGCGTCTGCCGTCCTCCATCAGCCAGAAGGAGAAGGAGCAGAAGGTGGAAAAAGTGATCCAGGAGCTGGGACTGGGGCGAGTCGCTAACTCCAAG GTGGGGACTCAGCTGATTCGCGGGATCTCTGGcggggagaggaagaggacgaACATCGGCATGGAGCTGATCATCGACCCGCCCGTCCTCTTCCTGGATGAACCCACCACGGGGCTCGACGCCAGCACCGCCaactctgtgctgctgctgctgaagag GATGGCAAAGCACGGCCGCACCATCATCCTGTCCATCCATCAACCGCGGTACAGCATCTACCGCCTGTTCGACAGCCTCACGCTGCTTGTCAATGGAAAACAG GTTTACCACGGCCAGGCACAGAAAGCGCTGGAGTATTTCTCTGAAATTG GATATCACTGTGAGGCTCATAACAACCCTGCTGACTTCTTCCTGGACGTCATCAACGGAGACTCGACCGCGGTCACCCTCAGCAACCTGGAAGGACAAG ACTCTCAACAAGATGCAGAATCAATGTCCAAGTCCAGAAAAGGAATCGAGGACAACCTGGTGGAGGAGTACAGAAACTGCCAATACtacaaacagacaaaagatGAGCTAG AAAGGATTTTTCAGGGAAAGCCAACAACCAAGAGTTCTCGGTTCAGGACCATCACCTACAACACCAGCTTCCTGACCCAGTTCAAATGGGTTCTCAAGAGAGCGTTCCGCAACCTGGCGCTGAACCCGCAAACCTCCATCGCCCAG GTAGCGGTGACGCTCTTCCTCGCTCTGGTTGTCGGAGCGCTTTTCTTCAACGTCCAGCTGGATGACAGCGGGATCCAGAACAG gACCGGCGTTCTCTTCTTCATCGTGGTGAATCAGTGTTTCAGCTCGCTGTCGGCCGCTGAACTCTTCATCACAGAGAGGAAACTCTTCAT acATGAATACATCAGCGGTTACTACAGACTCTCTGTCTACTTCCTGTCTAAGATCCTGTCTGACATCATCACTCTGAGGACCATCCCCGCCATCGTCTTCACCTGCGTCGCCTACTACATGATCG GCCTGAAGCCGACAGCGGGGGCTTTCTTCACCTTCATGTTCAGCGTGGCTCTGGTGTCGTACACCGCCACCTCCATGGCCATGGCCATCTCAGCCGACCAGACGGTGGTGGCCATCGCCAACATCTTCATGACCATCACCTGCGTCTTCATGATG ATCTTTGCAGGTCTGTTGGTGAATGTAAACTCCATCGTTAACTGGCTCGCCTGGTTGAAGTACCTCAGTATACCCAGATATGGACTGAGT tcTCTGCAAGCAAACGAGTTCCCCGGTCTGCAGTTCACAGGAAACTTTTCCCA
- the LOC114156887 gene encoding ATP-binding cassette sub-family G member 2-like isoform X1 codes for MDSEYRRCSLSSDRDAMELGRNESSKHQSAGANKQGATVSFHNIHYKVKQGGGCFCLKKATTKDILIDLNGLMKPGLNAIMGATGSGKSSFLDVLAARKDPAGLSGEVLIDGAPQPPNFKCLSGYVVQDDVVMGTLTVRQNFAFSAALRLPSSISQKEKEQKVEKVIQELGLGRVANSKVGTQLIRGISGGERKRTNIGMELIIDPPVLFLDEPTTGLDASTANSVLLLLKRMAKHGRTIILSIHQPRYSIYRLFDSLTLLVNGKQVYHGQAQKALEYFSEIGYHCEAHNNPADFFLDVINGDSTAVTLSNLEGQDSQQDAESMSKSRKGIEDNLVEEYRNCQYYKQTKDELERIFQGKPTTKSSRFRTITYNTSFLTQFKWVLKRAFRNLALNPQTSIAQVAVTLFLALVVGALFFNVQLDDSGIQNRTGVLFFIVVNQCFSSLSAAELFITERKLFIHEYISGYYRLSVYFLSKILSDIITLRTIPAIVFTCVAYYMIGLKPTAGAFFTFMFSVALVSYTATSMAMAISADQTVVAIANIFMTITCVFMMIFAGLLVNVNSIVNWLAWLKYLSIPRYGLSSLQANEFPGLQFTGNFSQSGEDYLKEQGVDHSTWGLWQNHLALSIMTICFLTIAYLKLRFIKKFT; via the exons ATG gaTTCTGAATACAGGAGGTGTAGCCTGTCTAGTGACCGTGACGCCATGGAGCTTGGGCGAAACGAATCCTCCAAGCACCAG TCTGCAGGTGCAAACAAACAAGGTGCCACCGTTAGTTTCCACAATATTCACTATAAAGTGAAGCAGGGAGGAGGCTGTTTCTGCCTGAAGAAGGCCACAACCAAAGACATCCTCATTGACTTGAA CGGGCTCATGAAGCCGGGCCTGAACGCCATCATGGGAGCAACAGGAAGCGGAAAGTCATC GTTCCTGGATGTTTTGGCAGCCAGAAAAGACCCTGCCGGTCTTTCAGGAGAAGTCCTGATCGACGGCGCTCCGCAGCCTCCCAACTTCAAATGTCTGTCTGGATATGTGGTGCAG GACGACGTAGTGATGGGAACCCTGACGGTCAGACAGAACTTCGCCTTCTCTGCCGCGCTGCGTCTGCCGTCCTCCATCAGCCAGAAGGAGAAGGAGCAGAAGGTGGAAAAAGTGATCCAGGAGCTGGGACTGGGGCGAGTCGCTAACTCCAAG GTGGGGACTCAGCTGATTCGCGGGATCTCTGGcggggagaggaagaggacgaACATCGGCATGGAGCTGATCATCGACCCGCCCGTCCTCTTCCTGGATGAACCCACCACGGGGCTCGACGCCAGCACCGCCaactctgtgctgctgctgctgaagag GATGGCAAAGCACGGCCGCACCATCATCCTGTCCATCCATCAACCGCGGTACAGCATCTACCGCCTGTTCGACAGCCTCACGCTGCTTGTCAATGGAAAACAG GTTTACCACGGCCAGGCACAGAAAGCGCTGGAGTATTTCTCTGAAATTG GATATCACTGTGAGGCTCATAACAACCCTGCTGACTTCTTCCTGGACGTCATCAACGGAGACTCGACCGCGGTCACCCTCAGCAACCTGGAAGGACAAG ACTCTCAACAAGATGCAGAATCAATGTCCAAGTCCAGAAAAGGAATCGAGGACAACCTGGTGGAGGAGTACAGAAACTGCCAATACtacaaacagacaaaagatGAGCTAG AAAGGATTTTTCAGGGAAAGCCAACAACCAAGAGTTCTCGGTTCAGGACCATCACCTACAACACCAGCTTCCTGACCCAGTTCAAATGGGTTCTCAAGAGAGCGTTCCGCAACCTGGCGCTGAACCCGCAAACCTCCATCGCCCAG GTAGCGGTGACGCTCTTCCTCGCTCTGGTTGTCGGAGCGCTTTTCTTCAACGTCCAGCTGGATGACAGCGGGATCCAGAACAG gACCGGCGTTCTCTTCTTCATCGTGGTGAATCAGTGTTTCAGCTCGCTGTCGGCCGCTGAACTCTTCATCACAGAGAGGAAACTCTTCAT acATGAATACATCAGCGGTTACTACAGACTCTCTGTCTACTTCCTGTCTAAGATCCTGTCTGACATCATCACTCTGAGGACCATCCCCGCCATCGTCTTCACCTGCGTCGCCTACTACATGATCG GCCTGAAGCCGACAGCGGGGGCTTTCTTCACCTTCATGTTCAGCGTGGCTCTGGTGTCGTACACCGCCACCTCCATGGCCATGGCCATCTCAGCCGACCAGACGGTGGTGGCCATCGCCAACATCTTCATGACCATCACCTGCGTCTTCATGATG ATCTTTGCAGGTCTGTTGGTGAATGTAAACTCCATCGTTAACTGGCTCGCCTGGTTGAAGTACCTCAGTATACCCAGATATGGACTGAGT tcTCTGCAAGCAAACGAGTTCCCCGGTCTGCAGTTCACAGGAAACTTTTCCCA
- the LOC114156887 gene encoding ATP-binding cassette sub-family G member 2-like isoform X4 yields the protein MKPGLNAIMGATGSGKSSFLDVLAARKDPAGLSGEVLIDGAPQPPNFKCLSGYVVQDDVVMGTLTVRQNFAFSAALRLPSSISQKEKEQKVEKVIQELGLGRVANSKVGTQLIRGISGGERKRTNIGMELIIDPPVLFLDEPTTGLDASTANSVLLLLKRMAKHGRTIILSIHQPRYSIYRLFDSLTLLVNGKQVYHGQAQKALEYFSEIGYHCEAHNNPADFFLDVINGDSTAVTLSNLEGQDSQQDAESMSKSRKGIEDNLVEEYRNCQYYKQTKDELERIFQGKPTTKSSRFRTITYNTSFLTQFKWVLKRAFRNLALNPQTSIAQVAVTLFLALVVGALFFNVQLDDSGIQNRTGVLFFIVVNQCFSSLSAAELFITERKLFIHEYISGYYRLSVYFLSKILSDIITLRTIPAIVFTCVAYYMIGLKPTAGAFFTFMFSVALVSYTATSMAMAISADQTVVAIANIFMTITCVFMMIFAGLLVNVNSIVNWLAWLKYLSIPRYGLSSLQANEFPGLQFTGNFSQSGEDYLKEQGVDHSTWGLWQNHLALSIMTICFLTIAYLKLRFIKKFT from the exons ATGAAGCCGGGCCTGAACGCCATCATGGGAGCAACAGGAAGCGGAAAGTCATC GTTCCTGGATGTTTTGGCAGCCAGAAAAGACCCTGCCGGTCTTTCAGGAGAAGTCCTGATCGACGGCGCTCCGCAGCCTCCCAACTTCAAATGTCTGTCTGGATATGTGGTGCAG GACGACGTAGTGATGGGAACCCTGACGGTCAGACAGAACTTCGCCTTCTCTGCCGCGCTGCGTCTGCCGTCCTCCATCAGCCAGAAGGAGAAGGAGCAGAAGGTGGAAAAAGTGATCCAGGAGCTGGGACTGGGGCGAGTCGCTAACTCCAAG GTGGGGACTCAGCTGATTCGCGGGATCTCTGGcggggagaggaagaggacgaACATCGGCATGGAGCTGATCATCGACCCGCCCGTCCTCTTCCTGGATGAACCCACCACGGGGCTCGACGCCAGCACCGCCaactctgtgctgctgctgctgaagag GATGGCAAAGCACGGCCGCACCATCATCCTGTCCATCCATCAACCGCGGTACAGCATCTACCGCCTGTTCGACAGCCTCACGCTGCTTGTCAATGGAAAACAG GTTTACCACGGCCAGGCACAGAAAGCGCTGGAGTATTTCTCTGAAATTG GATATCACTGTGAGGCTCATAACAACCCTGCTGACTTCTTCCTGGACGTCATCAACGGAGACTCGACCGCGGTCACCCTCAGCAACCTGGAAGGACAAG ACTCTCAACAAGATGCAGAATCAATGTCCAAGTCCAGAAAAGGAATCGAGGACAACCTGGTGGAGGAGTACAGAAACTGCCAATACtacaaacagacaaaagatGAGCTAG AAAGGATTTTTCAGGGAAAGCCAACAACCAAGAGTTCTCGGTTCAGGACCATCACCTACAACACCAGCTTCCTGACCCAGTTCAAATGGGTTCTCAAGAGAGCGTTCCGCAACCTGGCGCTGAACCCGCAAACCTCCATCGCCCAG GTAGCGGTGACGCTCTTCCTCGCTCTGGTTGTCGGAGCGCTTTTCTTCAACGTCCAGCTGGATGACAGCGGGATCCAGAACAG gACCGGCGTTCTCTTCTTCATCGTGGTGAATCAGTGTTTCAGCTCGCTGTCGGCCGCTGAACTCTTCATCACAGAGAGGAAACTCTTCAT acATGAATACATCAGCGGTTACTACAGACTCTCTGTCTACTTCCTGTCTAAGATCCTGTCTGACATCATCACTCTGAGGACCATCCCCGCCATCGTCTTCACCTGCGTCGCCTACTACATGATCG GCCTGAAGCCGACAGCGGGGGCTTTCTTCACCTTCATGTTCAGCGTGGCTCTGGTGTCGTACACCGCCACCTCCATGGCCATGGCCATCTCAGCCGACCAGACGGTGGTGGCCATCGCCAACATCTTCATGACCATCACCTGCGTCTTCATGATG ATCTTTGCAGGTCTGTTGGTGAATGTAAACTCCATCGTTAACTGGCTCGCCTGGTTGAAGTACCTCAGTATACCCAGATATGGACTGAGT tcTCTGCAAGCAAACGAGTTCCCCGGTCTGCAGTTCACAGGAAACTTTTCCCA
- the LOC114156887 gene encoding ATP-binding cassette sub-family G member 2-like isoform X2, which produces MDSEYRRCSLSSDRDAMELGRNESSKHQSAGANKQGATVSFHNIHYKVKQGGGCFCLKKATTKDILIDLNGLMKPGLNAIMGATGSGKSSFLDVLAARKDPAGLSGEVLIDGAPQPPNFKCLSGYVVQDDVVMGTLTVRQNFAFSAALRLPSSISQKEKEQKVEKVIQELGLGRVANSKVGTQLIRGISGGERKRTNIGMELIIDPPVLFLDEPTTGLDASTANSVLLLLKRMAKHGRTIILSIHQPRYSIYRLFDSLTLLVNGKQVYHGQAQKALEYFSEIGYHCEAHNNPADFFLDVINGDSTAVTLSNLEGQDSQQDAESMSKSRKGIEDNLVEEYRNCQYYKQTKDELERIFQGKPTTKSSRFRTITYNTSFLTQFKWVLKRAFRNLALNPQTSIAQVAVTLFLALVVGALFFNVQLDDSGIQNRTGVLFFIVVNQCFSSLSAAELFITERKLFIHEYISGYYRLSVYFLSKILSDIITLRTIPAIVFTCVAYYMIGLKPTAGAFFTFMFSVALVSYTATSMAMAISADQTVVAIANIFMTITCVFMMIFAGLLVNVNSIVNWLAWLKYLSIPRYGLSSLQANEFPGLQFTGNFSRSGEDYLKEQGVDHSTWGLWQNHLALSIMTICFLTIAYLKLRFIKKFT; this is translated from the exons ATG gaTTCTGAATACAGGAGGTGTAGCCTGTCTAGTGACCGTGACGCCATGGAGCTTGGGCGAAACGAATCCTCCAAGCACCAG TCTGCAGGTGCAAACAAACAAGGTGCCACCGTTAGTTTCCACAATATTCACTATAAAGTGAAGCAGGGAGGAGGCTGTTTCTGCCTGAAGAAGGCCACAACCAAAGACATCCTCATTGACTTGAA CGGGCTCATGAAGCCGGGCCTGAACGCCATCATGGGAGCAACAGGAAGCGGAAAGTCATC GTTCCTGGATGTTTTGGCAGCCAGAAAAGACCCTGCCGGTCTTTCAGGAGAAGTCCTGATCGACGGCGCTCCGCAGCCTCCCAACTTCAAATGTCTGTCTGGATATGTGGTGCAG GACGACGTAGTGATGGGAACCCTGACGGTCAGACAGAACTTCGCCTTCTCTGCCGCGCTGCGTCTGCCGTCCTCCATCAGCCAGAAGGAGAAGGAGCAGAAGGTGGAAAAAGTGATCCAGGAGCTGGGACTGGGGCGAGTCGCTAACTCCAAG GTGGGGACTCAGCTGATTCGCGGGATCTCTGGcggggagaggaagaggacgaACATCGGCATGGAGCTGATCATCGACCCGCCCGTCCTCTTCCTGGATGAACCCACCACGGGGCTCGACGCCAGCACCGCCaactctgtgctgctgctgctgaagag GATGGCAAAGCACGGCCGCACCATCATCCTGTCCATCCATCAACCGCGGTACAGCATCTACCGCCTGTTCGACAGCCTCACGCTGCTTGTCAATGGAAAACAG GTTTACCACGGCCAGGCACAGAAAGCGCTGGAGTATTTCTCTGAAATTG GATATCACTGTGAGGCTCATAACAACCCTGCTGACTTCTTCCTGGACGTCATCAACGGAGACTCGACCGCGGTCACCCTCAGCAACCTGGAAGGACAAG ACTCTCAACAAGATGCAGAATCAATGTCCAAGTCCAGAAAAGGAATCGAGGACAACCTGGTGGAGGAGTACAGAAACTGCCAATACtacaaacagacaaaagatGAGCTAG AAAGGATTTTTCAGGGAAAGCCAACAACCAAGAGTTCTCGGTTCAGGACCATCACCTACAACACCAGCTTCCTGACCCAGTTCAAATGGGTTCTCAAGAGAGCGTTCCGCAACCTGGCGCTGAACCCGCAAACCTCCATCGCCCAG GTAGCGGTGACGCTCTTCCTCGCTCTGGTTGTCGGAGCGCTTTTCTTCAACGTCCAGCTGGATGACAGCGGGATCCAGAACAG gACCGGCGTTCTCTTCTTCATCGTGGTGAATCAGTGTTTCAGCTCGCTGTCGGCCGCTGAACTCTTCATCACAGAGAGGAAACTCTTCAT acATGAATACATCAGCGGTTACTACAGACTCTCTGTCTACTTCCTGTCTAAGATCCTGTCTGACATCATCACTCTGAGGACCATCCCCGCCATCGTCTTCACCTGCGTCGCCTACTACATGATCG GCCTGAAGCCGACAGCGGGGGCTTTCTTCACCTTCATGTTCAGCGTGGCTCTGGTGTCGTACACCGCCACCTCCATGGCCATGGCCATCTCAGCCGACCAGACGGTGGTGGCCATCGCCAACATCTTCATGACCATCACCTGCGTCTTCATGATG ATCTTTGCAGGTCTGTTGGTGAATGTAAACTCCATCGTTAACTGGCTCGCCTGGTTGAAGTACCTCAGTATACCCAGATATGGACTGAGT tcTCTGCAAGCAAACGAGTTCCCCGGTCTGCAGTTCACAGGAAACTTTTC
- the ppm1ka gene encoding protein phosphatase 1K, mitochondrial isoform X2 has translation MSSPVLLNLLRCSRFSMCRQALFALEASTQSGQAGGPLLGLVGVRRASGSIRFDSDCSGQPVTWDSFGIWDNRIEEPILLPSSIRYGKPIPQISLSRVGSASVLGLRKQNEDRLRIARIHDNLLYFAVFDGHGGPHAADYCCNFMEKFIRDALEEEDDLQKVLKKAFLEADNALHTHLSYFNNDSVLRSGTTATVALLHDGIELVVASVGDSRALLCRKEHAKKLTKDHSPDRKDERKRIQKFGGFLSWNSVGQANVNGRLAMTRSIGDFHLKSNGVIAEPETHRLSVQHANDSFLALTTDGINFLLSDQEICDVINQCQDPTEAAEIISQQALQYGEGGQRLHPLIISVGNGSRKTE, from the exons GCTGGTGGACCGTTGTTGGGGCTGGTGGGTGTTCGGCGGGCCAGCGGGTCGATCAGGTTCGACAGTGATTGCAGTGGCCAGCCAGTGACCTGGGACTCGTTTGGTATTTGGGATAACCGGATAGAAGAACCAATATTACTGCCTTCCAGTATCCGTTATGGAAAACCTATTCCACAG ATCAGCCTGTCTCGGGTCGGCAGTGCGTCGGTTTTGGGTCTCCGGAAGCAGAATGAGGACCGACTCCGTATCGCCCGTATCCATGACAACCTGCTGTACTTCGCCGTTTTTGATGGTCATGGCGGCCCACACGCTGCCGACTACTGCTGCAACTTCATGGAGAAATTCATAAG AGACGCTTTGGAAGAGGAAGATGATCTgcagaaagttttaaagaaagctTTCTTAGAAGCCGATAATGCTTTACACACACACCTGAGCTACTTCAACAATG ACTCAGTTCTGAGGTCAGGTACAACAGCAACAGTTGCTCTGCTACATGACGGCATTGAGCTGGTGGTTGCCAGCGTTGGTGACAGTCGGGCGTTGCTGTGCAGGAAGGAACATGCCAAGAAGCTCACCAAAGACCATTCACCAGACCGCAAAGACGAGAGGAAACG GATCCAGAAGTTTGGTGGTTTCCTGTCGTGGAACAGCGTCGGTCAGGCAAACGTTAACGGGCGGCTCGCCATGACGCGCAGCATCGGCGACTTCCACCTGAAATCCAACGGCGTCATCGCAGAGCCAGAAACACATCGTCTCTCC GTCCAACATGCCAATGACTCCTTCCTGGCTTTGACCACAGATGGTATCAACTTCCTGTTGAGTGACCAGGAgatctgtgatgtcatcaatcAGTGCCAAGACCCGACTGAAGCAGCAGAGATCATCTCTCAGCAG GCGCTGCAGTACGGCGAAGGTGGCCAAAGACTTCATCCTCTAATAATCTCTGTTGGAAACGGGTCACGAAAAACTGAGTAA
- the ppm1ka gene encoding protein phosphatase 1K, mitochondrial isoform X1: protein MSSPVLLNLLRCSRFSMCRQALFALEASTQSGQAGGPLLGLVGVRRASGSIRFDSDCSGQPVTWDSFGIWDNRIEEPILLPSSIRYGKPIPQISLSRVGSASVLGLRKQNEDRLRIARIHDNLLYFAVFDGHGGPHAADYCCNFMEKFIRDALEEEDDLQKVLKKAFLEADNALHTHLSYFNNDSVLRSGTTATVALLHDGIELVVASVGDSRALLCRKEHAKKLTKDHSPDRKDERKRIQKFGGFLSWNSVGQANVNGRLAMTRSIGDFHLKSNGVIAEPETHRLSVQHANDSFLALTTDGINFLLSDQEICDVINQCQDPTEAAEIISQQALQYGSEDNATIVIIPFGAWGKHKSSTKTYSMSRNFASSGRWA from the exons GCTGGTGGACCGTTGTTGGGGCTGGTGGGTGTTCGGCGGGCCAGCGGGTCGATCAGGTTCGACAGTGATTGCAGTGGCCAGCCAGTGACCTGGGACTCGTTTGGTATTTGGGATAACCGGATAGAAGAACCAATATTACTGCCTTCCAGTATCCGTTATGGAAAACCTATTCCACAG ATCAGCCTGTCTCGGGTCGGCAGTGCGTCGGTTTTGGGTCTCCGGAAGCAGAATGAGGACCGACTCCGTATCGCCCGTATCCATGACAACCTGCTGTACTTCGCCGTTTTTGATGGTCATGGCGGCCCACACGCTGCCGACTACTGCTGCAACTTCATGGAGAAATTCATAAG AGACGCTTTGGAAGAGGAAGATGATCTgcagaaagttttaaagaaagctTTCTTAGAAGCCGATAATGCTTTACACACACACCTGAGCTACTTCAACAATG ACTCAGTTCTGAGGTCAGGTACAACAGCAACAGTTGCTCTGCTACATGACGGCATTGAGCTGGTGGTTGCCAGCGTTGGTGACAGTCGGGCGTTGCTGTGCAGGAAGGAACATGCCAAGAAGCTCACCAAAGACCATTCACCAGACCGCAAAGACGAGAGGAAACG GATCCAGAAGTTTGGTGGTTTCCTGTCGTGGAACAGCGTCGGTCAGGCAAACGTTAACGGGCGGCTCGCCATGACGCGCAGCATCGGCGACTTCCACCTGAAATCCAACGGCGTCATCGCAGAGCCAGAAACACATCGTCTCTCC GTCCAACATGCCAATGACTCCTTCCTGGCTTTGACCACAGATGGTATCAACTTCCTGTTGAGTGACCAGGAgatctgtgatgtcatcaatcAGTGCCAAGACCCGACTGAAGCAGCAGAGATCATCTCTCAGCAG gcGCTGCAGTATGGCTCAGAGGACAACGCCACCATCGTCATCATCCCGTTTGGAGCCTGGGGGAAACATAAAAGCTCCACCAAAACCTACAGCATGAGCAGGAACTTCGCTTCGAGCGGCCGATGGGCGTAG